CCGTCGCGAGCAAGCTCGCTCCCACAACGCTCGGCCGCTCAACCCAGCCCGTTGCGCAGGCACCAACGCACGAGCGTCGCCACGTCGTGCAGGCCGAGCTTCGCGAGAATGCGCGCGCGGTGTTTTTCCACGGTGCGGGTGCTGAGATCGAGCTGCGCGCCGATTTCCTTGGAAACCATGCCGCGCGCGACGAGGCGCACGACCTCGCGTTCGCGTTCCGAGAGCGCGTCGGCGCCGAGGCGCGGCAAATCCGGCAGACTCGCGAGCGACGACGGCACGGGTGGCGGCACGGTGGCCGAGAAAAACATGCCGCCGTCGAGCACGCATTGCACCGCGCGGTCGATCTGCTCGAACGGCGAATTCTTGTCCACGAAACCGGCGACGCCCAGCGCGACGAGTTCCGCCGGCAACTGCGCTTCGGGATGCGCGGTGAGCACGACGACTTTCGTGGCCAGGCCGCGTTGCCGCAGCGCGCGGACCAGATCGCGGCCGTCCGCTTCGCGCAAATACAGATCCACGATCAACAGATCCGGCGGCTGCGCCAGGCAGGCGGCGAGCGCTTCGTGCGCATTGCCGAAATCGTGCAGCGCGCGCGGCTGGAAGCGGCGTTGCAATGCGTCCTTCAGCAAACCGCGGAACGTCGCCGTGTCGTCGACGAGCACGAACGTGAGTGCGGCGGAGGGGGCGGCGGGCATGGACACGTCTAACACACCGAAGTCTTACCAGAGCGCAAGCGCGCGGCCCATGGCGTAGAACTACGCCACGCGGGCAGCGAGGCTCCCTGCTAGACGCCGCCGACCCGCCTGCTACGCTGCTGCGCCCGTTGCCCATGCCCCCTTCCGCTGCTCCTTTGTCGCCGGCGTCCACTGTGCTGGCCGAGCCCTCGACCCGTCGCGCCGCGCGCTGGCTCGCGGCCTGCGTGCTGTTGGTGCTCGGCAGTGCGCTGCTCGCCTCGCTCATCCAGAATTCCGGCGGCCGCGTGCAAGTGGTCGGGTTGAACCTGCCGACGCAGAACGGCCAGTGGCTCGCGGCGGACCTTTTCCGTCCGCGCAGCGCGACCGTCGAGCATAAGGCGCCGCTCGTCGTCGTCGTGCCCGGCTTTCAACGCTCGAAGGAGACGATGACGAATGTCGCGCTCGAGCTCGCGCGCCGCGGCGTCGTCGCAATCGCGATCGATCCTTACGCGCAAGGCAGCTCGAGCGCGTCGATGAGTCCGCAGTCGGCGACGTTGGAAGGCTACGGTCTGTTTGCCGTGGTGGAACTCGCCGCGAACACCGAGCTGCTCAACTACGTCGACAAGTCTCGCCTCGGCGCGACCGGTCATTCGGCGGGCGGCAACGCCGTCATGCAAGCCGCGGCGTATTTTGGGCGCGAGGCGGAGCGCGCGGGCCGGCCGAGCAAGCTCCACTCGGCGTTCATCTCCGGCTACGTGCTGTCGCTGACGGACAAGCTGCTCGATCGCGCGCGCTCGAATCTCGGGATCAGTTACGCGCTCTACGACGAAGGCGCTTACCGGAACGAGCTCGGTCACGGCGACATGCGGCGTGCGCCGGAGGCATTGCGGCTCGTCAACTCATCCGCGGCGCTCGCAACGACTCCCGTGGCGGAGGTGGAGCTGGATCATTTCTACGGCAATGCGGCGGCGCGGAATCTCCGTGTGGTGCACAACGAGCGGACGCTGCATCCGCTCCAGCCCTACAGCGTCGCGGCGATGGCCAACCAACTCGAGTTCTTCGAGCGCGTTTTCGATCTCAAGAGCGGCCTCTCGAGTCGCGATCAAGTGTGGTTCTGGAAGGAGCTGCTGACGCTCGTCGCGCTCGTGGCTGCGCTGGTCGCGCTCGTGCCCGCCGCGCAACTGCTGCTCGCCCACGTGCGCTTCTTCCAGCCGCTGGCGCATCCGCTGCCGCCGCCCCAACCGCGCGCGCAAGGCGCGGGCCGGCTCATGTTCTGGACGCTGCTCGTCGCGGGCGCGGTCGTCGCGTGCTTCAGCTACATTCCGCTGGCGGAGCTGTCGCAACGCTGGTTCGCCGCCGCGGCAGGGCGCGAGCAGACGTGGTTCTTCCCGCAGCGCATGAACAACGCCGTGATGCTGTGGGCGCTGCTGAACGGCGCGGTGGGTTTCCTGTTGTTCTATCTTGGTTACCGCACGCACGGCCGCCGGCACGGCGTGACGCCCGCGATGTGGGGCGCGACCACGAGTCTCGGCGAATTGGCGCGCACCGCCGTGCTCGCGCTCACGCTGTTCGCCGGATTCTACGGCCTGCTCTTCGTGGTGAGCGCGGTCTTCCACGTCGACTACCGGTTTCTGTTTCTCGGCGTGCGTGTCTTCCAGCCGGCGCTGCTGATCTTCCTCGCGATGTATGCGCCGGCGTTCCTGCCGTTCTTCCTCGCGAACTCGCTCCGGGTGAACGGCGCGATGCGGCCCGCGGGCCTGCCGGAGTGGCGGAGCAAATTGCTCGGCGGCCTCGCCAACTCGCTCGGACTGCTGCTCATCATCATCGTCCAATACGCGACCTACGCCCGCACCGGCACGGTGCATTGGACCGACGGCTGGCTCTACATCAACCTGCTCTTCGCGGTCGTGCCGATGATGTTCGTGCTGCCGTATTTCAACCGCGCCTTCTTCAACCTCACCGGTCGCATCTACCTCGGTCCGCTGACGACATGCCTGGTGTTCATCATGATCATGATCTCGAACACGGTGTGCTACATCCCGCTCTAGCTGCGCGCGCTGCGTCCGCCGATCGCGTGGCTCGTTACGTAGTTATACGCCATGGCGACGGGCAGAGCCCCATCTGGGCGACGCGCCTGAATCTGGTAGCATGCGGCCCGGCACTCTTACCTCTCTCACCCCGTTGCCCCCACTGACCGTGCTGATCCTCGCGTGAGCTTTGCTCGACTCATCGTGTTTTGCTGGAGCCTGGCCGCCGCCATGCCGACCGTGACGCGCGCCGCGCACGACAGCTTCGCGTTCACCAGCGGCGGCCACCATTTGACCGTCTGGTATCACCGCCCCGCGGCGGCGCCGGCCGATGCACCGGTGCTCGTCGTGATCCACGGTGTGGGCCGCAACGCCGAGGAATACCTGCAGGACTGGATCGAGCAGGCCGACGCGCTGAAGTTCGCGCTCATCGTGCCGGAGTTTTCGAAGGCCGAATTCCCCGGCGAGGAATCGTTCAACTCCGGCAACCTCTTCGACACCGCGGGCCGTCTGCGGCCGCGCGAACAATGGTCCTACAGCATGATCGAGCCGGTCTTCGACGCGGCGCGCCCGCACCTCGGCAGCACGCGCAACGATTACGCGATCTACGGCCACTCCGCCGGCGCACAGTTCGTGCAGCGCTTCCTTTATTTCGTTCCCGCCAGCCGCGCCACCCGCGCCGTCGCCGCCAACGCCGGCTGGTATATGCTCCCGGATCTCGAGCGGGCTTTCCCCTACGGCCTGCGGGGCACGCCCGCCGATGCGGCGACGTTGCGCCGCGTTTTCGCTTTTCCGTTGATCGTTCTACTCGGCGAAGCGGACACGGATGCGAACCACCAATCCCTGCGCCGCACGCCCGAGGCCGACGCGCAGGGGCTCTATCGCTTCGCGCGCGGGCAGTTCTTCTTCCGCTTCGCGCAACAGACCGCCGCGGCAGGTGACGCAGACTTCCGCTGGAAGCTCTCGACTGTCCCCGGTGTCGCCCACAACAACAAAGCCATGGCACCCGCTGCCGCCCGCCTCCTTTTTTCGCACTGAACCAAGCCGACCTAACACCCCGCACGCCCATGAACCACACCTCGCGCACCCTCCGCCTGCTCGCGCTCCTCGCGCCGCTCGCGCTCGTTCCGCTCTCGTTCGCGCAATCCGCCGCCCCCGCGCCCGACGCCCCGCGCGACGAGCAGCCCGTGAAGCTCGATCAATACGTCGTCACCGGCTCGAACCTGAAACGCATCGACCAGGAAAAGACGCTTCCCGTCACCGTCATCGATCGCGACGCCATGGACGTGCGCGACGCCTCGCAGCCCGCCGACCTCCTCATCTCGATCCCGCAGGTCACCGGTCTGCCCGGCAACGAGACCGCGACCCTCGGCGCCACCGCGCGCGGCGATAATTCCTCCAGCTCCCTCCGCGGCCTGCCCTCCAGCAACACGCTCATCCTCCTCAACGGCCGCCGCCTCCCGCCGCACCCGATCTCGCAGTCCGAGGCCGGCGTCCCGACGCTCACCACCAACGTCAACATCCTCCCGAACCGCGGCATCCAACGCATCGACATCCTCCGCGACGGCGCGTCCTCCATCTACGGCACCGACGCCGTCGCCGGCGTCGTGAATTACATCATGCGCCGCGAATTTCGCGGCACCGAGCTCCAGCTCCGCTACGGCGAGACGCGCTACGGCGACGGCGCCGAGACGCGCGCTTCGCTGACGCACGGCTTCGATTTCGCCAACGGCAAGGGCCGCGGCATCCTCACGCTCGACCTCTTCCAACGCGACGCGACCTACGCGCGCGACCGCGCCTTCATGGCCGAGGCCGACATGAGCTACCGCGCCCCTGCGCCGTGGAACGTCTCCACGAACACCACGTTCAACGCCCGCTCCGCCACCACCGAATACGGCAACTTCACCATCGGCACGGTTACCAACGGCGTGTTCACCGCCGGCCGCACCAGTGGCATTCCCTCGTCGCTCGTCGCCAGCTCCGGCCAGTTCTACATCGTGCCCACGGCCACCGGCGTCGGTTTCCAGACCAGCACGCCCAGCCGCGCTGGCGTCACGCACGACTTCTACTGGAACAACAACGCCTACCGCGTCCTCCAGCCCGAGACGAAGCGCGGCAACCTCTTCCTCGCCGGCGAATACGACCTCCGCGAAAACCTCACGCTCTTCGCCGACTTCAACTACTACCGTGCGCACTCCGTCACCTACCGCGAGCCCGACGGCATCACCGCCTCCACCGACGGCAGCATCATCGTGCCGGTCGATAATCCCTTTAATCCCTTCGGCTCCCGCTTCTGGTCGCCCACCGGCGCGCCCAACGCCGACGGCTCCGCCCGCCTCACCGGCACGCCCGCCGCCGTCCTCATCAGCAACAAGCGCCTCACCGACCTCGCCACGCGCACCTCGACCGTCGACAACACCGTCTATCGCGGCGTCGCCGGCGCGCGCGGCAAACTCCACGGCAGCTGGTCTTGGGAATCCGCGCTGCTCTACGGCGAGTCCCGCGTGACCGACGACGAAGGCGGCCCATCCCGCAAGAGCCTCCTCATCGCCGCCATCAACCAGACCGATCCCACGAAGGCCTTCAATCCCTTCACCCGCACCTTCGCCGTGCAAGGCGGCACGCTCGTCGTCACCGGCGACTACCAGAATCCCGAGAGCGTGCAGCAGACCTTCCGCTCGCAGTTCATCCGCAACGGCATCACCAAGCTCGGCAGCTGGGACGCGCGCGCCAGCGGCGACGTCCTCGATCTCTGGGGCGGCAACACCATCGGCCTCGCCGTCGGCACCGAGTATCGCCGCGAAGTCTACGACGACTTCCGCCCGCCCTACGCCGGCCTGAATCCCGCCGGCTCCGGCCTCGACCCGGCGGCGAACGACTTCCTCGGCTTCTCGCCCAACTCCGACACGCACGGCAACCGCCACGTTACCGCCGCCTACGCCGAGACCGTCATTCCTCTCGTCGGTCAGAAGACGAAGTTCCCCCTCGTCGAATCGCTCGAGCTCACCGCCTCCGCACGCCATGAACGCTACACCGACTTCGGCAACACCACCAAACCCAAGTTCGGCCTCAGCTGGCAACCGGTTCGCTGGGCGATGGTCCGCGCCTCCTACAACGAAGGTTTCCACGCGCCCAACCTCGCGCAGCTCTTCACCGGCACGCTCATCCGCACCGTCACCGGCAGCACCGATTCCTACCGCAGCACCGTCACCGGCCTGCCCACCGACGGTCCGTCGAACCGCCGCAGCGTCGCGTCCGGCAACCCGAACCTCGCCCCCGAGGAGTCGAAGGGCAAATCCGCCGGCATCGTCGTCGATGTGCCGTTCGTGAAAGGCCTCTCGCTCGGCGTCGACTACTGGGAAGTTCGTCAGAGCAACGTCATCGCCTCCTCCGGCTCCATCGCCGACGACACCGCCGCGCTGCTCGCCGCCACGCAGGCCGCGCTTGCCGCCGGCCAGAACATCAACTCCATCGACCTCGGCTCCGGCACTGCGAACTACCAAGGCGACCCCGCCGTCGTCCGCCTCCCCGTCACGCAGGCCGACCGCGATTTCTTCGCCGCCTACAACGCCTCGCGCACGCCGGGCAACCAGCGCGCCGTCGTCGGTGCGATCGATATCCTGCGCACGACCTACTTCAACAAAGCCTCGGAGTTCGTGAACGGCTTCGACTTCGACCTGAGCTATCGCTTCCCGAAGTGGTCGATCGGCAACTTCACGTTCAACACGACGTGGACCTACCTGAACGATTTCCACGCCTACAACTCCGCCACCGGTCCGCGCGTCGATTACCGCGACTCCAATACCACGAACGTCGGCGGCGCCACGCCCAAGTGGCGCGGCAATGCCTCCCTCACCTGGCGCCGCAAGCAATGGGCCGCCGGTCTCGCCGGTTACTACACCGGCACCTACACCGACGTGAACGCCACCACCACGCAGGCCACCTGGCAGTCCCTCGGTTCGCCGACCTACATCGTGCCCGTCTACAGCAACGGCACCACGACCTATCGCTACAAGGTCCGCGATTCGATCATGACCAACGCCTACGTCTCATATCGCCTCCAGACGAAGAACAAGTGGACCAACGACACCACCATCCGCGTCGGCGTCGTGAACCTCTTCGATCGCATCCCGCCGCTCTCCGCCGACTCCCGCGGCTACGACACGTCCGTCTACAACCTCATGGCCCGCGGCCTCTCATGGTCGGTGCAGCTGACCAAGAAACTCTGACGCTTCCGGAATAACCTCGCCCCGCGCCACCCGCGGGGCTTTTTTCCGCCGCGTCCGCGCGCACCCCTCGCGCCGGCTACCCCACATGAGATTCCTGCGTCACCTCTACGTGCAGGTCCTGCTCGCCATTGGCGCGGGCATCCTGCTCGGCCATTATCAACCCACGCTCGGCGCCGACCTGAAGCCGCTCGGCGATGTCTTCATCAAGCTCATCAAGATGCTCATCGGGCCGATCATCTTCACGACGGTCGTCTCCGGCATCGGCGGCATGGGCAATCTCAAGCAGGTCGGCCGCGTCGGCGCGAAGGCGCTGCTCTACTTCGAGGCGGTCACGACACTCGCCCTCATCATCGGCCTCGTCGTCGCCAACGTCTTCCAGCCCGGCTCCGGCGTCCACGCCACCGCCGCGTCGCTCGATGCCTCCGCCGTCGCGCAATACGCCAAGGCCGCGAAGGAGATGTCGTTCGTCGATTGGGCGCTGCACCTCGTGCCCAACACCTTCGTCAGCGCCTTCGTCGAAGGAGAAATTCTCCAGGTGCTGCTCATCTCGATGCTCTTCGGCTTCGCCCTTGCGAAGCTCGGCGACAAGTCCCGCCCGCTCGTGGACCTGCTGCACGAGGTCTCGAAGGCATTCTTCATGATGGTGAACCTCGTGGCCAAGCTCGCGCCCATCGCCGCGTTCGGCGCCATGGCCTTCACCGTCGGCAAATACGGCCTCGGCTCGCTCAAGTCCCTCGCCGGCCTCATGGCCTGCGTCTACCTCACCTGCATCGTCTTCATCGTCGTTGTGCTCGGCGGCATCGCGCGCGCGAGCGGCTTCTCGCTCTGGAAAATCCTCAAATTCATTCGCGAGGAACTGCTCATCGTCATCGGCACCTCGTCGTCCGAAGCCGGCCTGCCCGGCCTCATGACAAAGATGGAGCGCGCGGGCTGCGCGCCGCAGGTCGTCGGCATCGTCGTGCCCTCCGGCTATTCGTTCAACCTCGACGGCACCTGCATCTACCTGACGATGGCCGCGCTCTTCATCGCGCAGGCGACCGACACGCCGCTCGATCTCGTGCATCAGCTCGGTCTCCTGTTGGTGCTGTTGCTCACCTCGAAGGGCGCCGCCGGCGTCACCGGCAGCGGCTTCATCACGCTCGCGGCCACGCTCTCGGCCACCGGTCACGTGCCCGTCGCCGGCATGGCGCTCATCCTCGGCGTCGACCGCTTCATGTCCGAAGCGCGCGCCATCACCAACTTCATCGGCAACACCGTCGCCACGCTCATCATCGCCAAATGGGACCGCGCCTTCAACGCGGATGCCGAAGGCGCCCGCAACGTCCTGCGACTGTAGCTGCCGCCGCGTGAGGTAGGGCGCGATTGCCGGGCCCGCCGCGAATCACGCCACACGCCTCGCCTTCATCTCTCATGTCTCGCGCGTTCCTCGTCCTCCGCCCTCGGTTCTCCGTCCTCTGCCTTCTGTCCTCCGTCGTCGCGCTCGCTGCGACGGCCGCCGTC
This window of the Candidatus Didemnitutus sp. genome carries:
- a CDS encoding response regulator transcription factor, which encodes MPAAPSAALTFVLVDDTATFRGLLKDALQRRFQPRALHDFGNAHEALAACLAQPPDLLIVDLYLREADGRDLVRALRQRGLATKVVVLTAHPEAQLPAELVALGVAGFVDKNSPFEQIDRAVQCVLDGGMFFSATVPPPVPSSLASLPDLPRLGADALSEREREVVRLVARGMVSKEIGAQLDLSTRTVEKHRARILAKLGLHDVATLVRWCLRNGLG
- a CDS encoding TonB-dependent receptor translates to MNHTSRTLRLLALLAPLALVPLSFAQSAAPAPDAPRDEQPVKLDQYVVTGSNLKRIDQEKTLPVTVIDRDAMDVRDASQPADLLISIPQVTGLPGNETATLGATARGDNSSSSLRGLPSSNTLILLNGRRLPPHPISQSEAGVPTLTTNVNILPNRGIQRIDILRDGASSIYGTDAVAGVVNYIMRREFRGTELQLRYGETRYGDGAETRASLTHGFDFANGKGRGILTLDLFQRDATYARDRAFMAEADMSYRAPAPWNVSTNTTFNARSATTEYGNFTIGTVTNGVFTAGRTSGIPSSLVASSGQFYIVPTATGVGFQTSTPSRAGVTHDFYWNNNAYRVLQPETKRGNLFLAGEYDLRENLTLFADFNYYRAHSVTYREPDGITASTDGSIIVPVDNPFNPFGSRFWSPTGAPNADGSARLTGTPAAVLISNKRLTDLATRTSTVDNTVYRGVAGARGKLHGSWSWESALLYGESRVTDDEGGPSRKSLLIAAINQTDPTKAFNPFTRTFAVQGGTLVVTGDYQNPESVQQTFRSQFIRNGITKLGSWDARASGDVLDLWGGNTIGLAVGTEYRREVYDDFRPPYAGLNPAGSGLDPAANDFLGFSPNSDTHGNRHVTAAYAETVIPLVGQKTKFPLVESLELTASARHERYTDFGNTTKPKFGLSWQPVRWAMVRASYNEGFHAPNLAQLFTGTLIRTVTGSTDSYRSTVTGLPTDGPSNRRSVASGNPNLAPEESKGKSAGIVVDVPFVKGLSLGVDYWEVRQSNVIASSGSIADDTAALLAATQAALAAGQNINSIDLGSGTANYQGDPAVVRLPVTQADRDFFAAYNASRTPGNQRAVVGAIDILRTTYFNKASEFVNGFDFDLSYRFPKWSIGNFTFNTTWTYLNDFHAYNSATGPRVDYRDSNTTNVGGATPKWRGNASLTWRRKQWAAGLAGYYTGTYTDVNATTTQATWQSLGSPTYIVPVYSNGTTTYRYKVRDSIMTNAYVSYRLQTKNKWTNDTTIRVGVVNLFDRIPPLSADSRGYDTSVYNLMARGLSWSVQLTKKL
- a CDS encoding dicarboxylate/amino acid:cation symporter, producing MRFLRHLYVQVLLAIGAGILLGHYQPTLGADLKPLGDVFIKLIKMLIGPIIFTTVVSGIGGMGNLKQVGRVGAKALLYFEAVTTLALIIGLVVANVFQPGSGVHATAASLDASAVAQYAKAAKEMSFVDWALHLVPNTFVSAFVEGEILQVLLISMLFGFALAKLGDKSRPLVDLLHEVSKAFFMMVNLVAKLAPIAAFGAMAFTVGKYGLGSLKSLAGLMACVYLTCIVFIVVVLGGIARASGFSLWKILKFIREELLIVIGTSSSEAGLPGLMTKMERAGCAPQVVGIVVPSGYSFNLDGTCIYLTMAALFIAQATDTPLDLVHQLGLLLVLLLTSKGAAGVTGSGFITLAATLSATGHVPVAGMALILGVDRFMSEARAITNFIGNTVATLIIAKWDRAFNADAEGARNVLRL